Proteins from a genomic interval of Sporolactobacillus sp. Y61:
- a CDS encoding histidine kinase — protein MQNEISRQLQKHLFFISMITVIVLVLHFTISIIDKPYIGVYTEHTDQGYTVQSVAPFSWGSSAHIRPGDRILSVDGKLPSKVKSMTAYEMIGQAGHIDLLRENEVIRLSVDQSVSKSAMFFFLVIPAAFFLICFSFACFLHMKKEINPAVPVLIALLIVVSPLLLEMSANARHDSWSLKVTSFSLVFTLILLVHFMRVYFGSFGFFLLSRWLLGCLYLCGGLIVLHSIFIEDRSVSAYYPQELIFSVFVFLLLCVLLARLYRRIEGSEYRRMIQLLMAGFFLTLFPFVAFYALPNMLTGTSPLPVEWTTPFALLLPLTLCIPVLSGVFIDMSFEISRLGYYSLLSFCMTLVTLSVFLIFIREQLAGNPGEIMSLGILVFSTGILALYVREYLDHWLRKHEGAEKRARQESLNRFLQWSKTEYTLDHVALMLREIVTSHLPALHAEVVRIGSDKEVRTLNGNKNRITEWTSRLQDHTEPVSGMWKSPSGMAVLLKQRKDENLLLVCIWRKPVKMLNLEERMWLETLLNYAKVVIENLDQTDRLLHALRRMETDRSRIPPEMNRFLFSLSEYERKQLARDLHDTAVQDQLAIAREIDMKIRKTEDAKIKGMLTYARERVLDIAGDLRKIIRAWYPEPALKKGPGPALNELIEQVSLSAGFFLETHIDPIPKGLKREGALCLYRAAQELLDHVAAHTGARHVFLAVRFDGAHVLLIYRDDGAGIDDSQIDPSFSTMGLPGLISRVEGLGGSIRLTQAQEKPAPGGLAVRIDLPAGNDNK, from the coding sequence ATGCAAAACGAGATCAGCCGTCAGCTGCAAAAGCACTTGTTTTTTATCAGTATGATCACAGTCATCGTACTTGTTCTGCATTTTACGATCAGTATTATTGACAAGCCTTATATAGGTGTCTATACAGAACACACTGATCAGGGGTATACAGTTCAAAGCGTCGCTCCTTTCAGCTGGGGCAGTTCCGCCCATATCCGGCCGGGTGACCGGATACTGTCCGTTGACGGAAAGTTACCTTCAAAAGTAAAAAGTATGACCGCATACGAGATGATCGGACAGGCGGGACATATCGATCTTCTGCGGGAGAATGAGGTGATTCGCCTGTCTGTTGATCAGTCGGTTTCGAAATCGGCAATGTTTTTCTTTCTGGTCATTCCCGCCGCTTTTTTCCTTATCTGTTTTTCGTTCGCCTGTTTTCTGCATATGAAAAAGGAGATAAATCCGGCGGTACCCGTACTGATCGCCCTTCTGATCGTTGTCTCACCGCTTTTGCTTGAGATGTCGGCTAATGCGCGACATGACAGCTGGAGTCTGAAAGTCACCAGCTTTTCCCTGGTTTTTACATTGATTCTCCTGGTTCATTTTATGCGTGTTTATTTCGGATCTTTTGGCTTTTTCCTGTTGTCTCGATGGCTGCTGGGCTGTCTGTATCTGTGTGGCGGATTAATTGTTCTTCACAGTATTTTTATCGAGGACAGGTCGGTCAGTGCCTATTATCCTCAGGAACTGATTTTTTCGGTTTTTGTTTTTCTTTTGCTGTGCGTCCTTTTGGCAAGGCTGTACAGGCGGATCGAAGGATCGGAATACAGACGGATGATTCAGCTGCTGATGGCAGGATTTTTTCTCACCCTTTTTCCCTTTGTTGCTTTCTATGCTTTGCCGAACATGCTTACCGGCACGTCGCCGCTTCCTGTTGAATGGACCACACCTTTTGCACTGCTTCTTCCTCTGACCTTATGCATTCCGGTTCTCTCCGGTGTGTTTATTGATATGTCGTTTGAGATTAGCCGGCTCGGCTATTACAGCCTGCTCAGCTTCTGCATGACGCTTGTGACTCTGAGTGTTTTTCTCATATTCATAAGGGAGCAGCTTGCAGGCAATCCGGGAGAGATTATGAGTCTCGGGATCCTTGTTTTCAGTACCGGGATTCTGGCTCTTTATGTCAGGGAGTATCTGGATCACTGGCTGAGAAAGCATGAAGGTGCCGAAAAAAGAGCGAGGCAGGAGAGCCTGAACCGTTTTCTGCAATGGTCGAAAACAGAATACACGCTGGATCATGTGGCCCTTATGCTCAGGGAAATAGTGACCTCCCATCTTCCCGCGCTGCATGCGGAGGTGGTCAGAATCGGCAGTGACAAGGAAGTCCGGACGCTAAACGGGAATAAAAACCGGATAACGGAGTGGACCAGCCGTCTGCAGGATCATACAGAGCCAGTCAGTGGCATGTGGAAAAGCCCTTCCGGTATGGCTGTTTTACTGAAGCAGCGAAAGGATGAAAATCTGCTGCTTGTCTGTATCTGGCGAAAGCCGGTGAAAATGCTCAACCTGGAGGAGCGCATGTGGCTGGAGACCCTGCTGAACTATGCGAAAGTTGTGATTGAAAATCTGGATCAGACGGACCGGCTGCTGCATGCGCTCCGCAGGATGGAAACGGACCGATCACGTATTCCGCCTGAAATGAACCGGTTTCTGTTTTCATTATCGGAGTATGAACGAAAGCAGCTGGCAAGAGATTTACATGATACCGCCGTCCAGGATCAGCTGGCTATTGCCCGTGAAATTGATATGAAAATAAGAAAGACGGAGGATGCGAAAATAAAGGGCATGCTCACCTATGCCCGGGAGCGGGTGCTGGACATTGCCGGAGATCTGCGAAAAATCATCCGCGCCTGGTATCCTGAACCCGCATTAAAAAAAGGACCTGGTCCGGCTCTTAACGAACTTATTGAACAGGTCAGCCTGTCGGCAGGCTTCTTTCTGGAGACCCATATCGACCCGATCCCGAAAGGTTTGAAGAGAGAAGGGGCCCTCTGCCTTTATCGCGCGGCGCAGGAGTTATTAGATCATGTGGCAGCTCATACTGGTGCCCGGCATGTTTTCCTGGCTGTCCGGTTTGATGGAGCGCACGTCCTTCTGATTTACCGGGACGATGGAGCCGGTATCGATGACAGTCAGATTGATCCTTCCTTCAGTACGATGGGCCTTCCGGGTCTGATCAGCCGAGTAGAAGGGCTGGGCGGATCCATCAGGCTGACGCAGGCTCAGGAAAAGCCGGCGCCGGGCGGACTGGCTGTCCGGATTGATCTGCCGGCGGGTAATGACAATAAATAA
- the tenA gene encoding thiaminase II, with translation MLFSKRLKQKAKPILHEIFDHPFVKGIASGTLPKEAITFYVQQDFQYLNAFVKLYAYAIIKSETRDDMDFFKEQIDYTLHSENMAHGNLCQVANLSYDTLKEGKIAPVTLLYQEHMLDQGVNGSLLDILACLIPCPWTYWEIGKRLVEQHPSLENHPFKDWITFYGTYGNGEMAFAEELFRRLNEKAGKASTKALDQAEHVFLRSCELEWMFWEMAYYRQHWTFNDRIKI, from the coding sequence ATGTTATTTTCAAAGCGGTTAAAACAAAAGGCCAAACCCATTTTACATGAGATTTTTGATCATCCTTTTGTGAAAGGCATTGCAAGTGGAACATTGCCTAAAGAAGCGATTACGTTTTACGTTCAACAGGATTTTCAATACCTTAATGCCTTTGTGAAGCTTTATGCCTACGCCATTATCAAGTCTGAAACGCGTGATGACATGGATTTTTTTAAAGAGCAGATTGATTACACATTGCATAGTGAAAACATGGCTCATGGAAATTTATGCCAGGTCGCAAACCTCTCATATGACACATTGAAAGAAGGTAAAATCGCGCCTGTCACTCTTCTATATCAAGAGCATATGCTCGACCAGGGAGTTAACGGAAGTTTACTTGATATTTTAGCCTGCTTAATCCCTTGTCCCTGGACGTATTGGGAAATCGGGAAAAGGTTGGTGGAGCAACATCCATCTCTGGAAAACCATCCGTTCAAAGACTGGATTACGTTCTATGGCACTTATGGAAATGGTGAAATGGCCTTTGCCGAAGAACTGTTCCGACGCCTGAATGAAAAAGCCGGGAAAGCATCAACAAAAGCATTGGATCAGGCAGAACACGTCTTCTTACGCAGTTGCGAATTAGAATGGATGTTCTGGGAAATGGCTTATTATCGGCAACACTGGACATTTAACGATCGCATCAAAATTTAA
- a CDS encoding cyclic-di-AMP receptor, translating to MKLVLAVVQKKDSSGLQEALVKADFHVTKLASTGGFLRAGNTTFMIGTDDEKVEGLLELIHNHCRSRMQIMSPISSLDSITDGYMMQPVEVEVGGATVFVLDVDQFRHF from the coding sequence GTGAAACTGGTGCTGGCGGTTGTTCAGAAAAAGGACAGTTCGGGTTTGCAGGAAGCACTTGTTAAAGCTGACTTTCATGTCACGAAGCTTGCTTCCACCGGCGGGTTCCTGCGTGCCGGAAATACCACGTTTATGATTGGGACAGACGATGAGAAAGTTGAAGGACTTCTGGAGCTGATTCATAATCACTGCCGAAGCAGAATGCAGATCATGTCGCCAATTTCTTCATTAGACAGCATCACGGACGGGTACATGATGCAACCGGTTGAAGTAGAAGTTGGCGGCGCCACTGTGTTTGTGCTGGATGTCGACCAGTTCAGGCATTTTTAA
- a CDS encoding YaaR family protein: MSIKIGQENRVTEKAAGRGRITAKLNGSFSRTLAAGQEHLNAEALKTLMRHVDEQAARVSGSRTVHDLQLYKKLVRSFMQEAVRQGLDTERFRSWQNGGARQTLVRTVDKKLMELTHDLLDKNKKQLDLLDRLDEIRGMLINLYI, from the coding sequence GTGTCGATTAAGATCGGTCAGGAAAACCGGGTGACAGAGAAAGCAGCCGGTCGGGGGAGAATAACAGCAAAGCTGAACGGTTCATTCAGCCGCACGCTCGCTGCAGGACAAGAACACCTGAATGCTGAAGCGTTGAAAACACTGATGCGTCACGTAGATGAACAGGCTGCCCGTGTTTCCGGGTCCCGGACGGTGCATGATCTGCAGCTGTATAAGAAGCTTGTGCGTTCCTTCATGCAGGAAGCTGTACGCCAGGGGCTCGATACCGAACGATTCCGTTCCTGGCAGAATGGCGGCGCGAGGCAGACCCTTGTCAGGACAGTGGACAAAAAACTGATGGAACTGACGCATGACCTGCTGGATAAAAACAAAAAACAGCTTGATCTCCTGGATCGTCTAGACGAGATCCGCGGGATGCTGATAAATTTATACATTTAA
- the tmk gene encoding dTMP kinase, with product MSRDKGLFITFEGPDGAGKTTQIHKLARMLETQGVSFVLTREPGGTAIGDEIRSMILDPAHQALTDRTEILLYAASRSQHVEEKIIPALKSGQVVLSDRFVDASIAYQAYGLGQPVKWVREVNRFATGGLTPDRTYLIDVSPEAGRKRMKQRSGAPETGATQRADELDRVERRSLAYHQRVREGFQKILQENEQRICRINGEQAANEVFHEIWEDFRSLWTQFKKTD from the coding sequence ATGAGCAGGGACAAGGGACTTTTTATTACTTTTGAAGGACCGGACGGAGCCGGAAAAACGACACAGATTCATAAACTGGCCCGAATGCTTGAGACGCAGGGGGTGTCGTTTGTTCTGACACGTGAACCGGGAGGAACGGCGATCGGCGACGAAATCCGGTCCATGATCCTTGATCCGGCTCATCAGGCGCTTACAGACAGGACAGAGATTCTGCTGTACGCCGCGTCACGCAGTCAACATGTTGAAGAAAAAATTATTCCGGCTCTGAAATCCGGTCAGGTGGTTCTCAGTGACCGGTTTGTTGATGCCTCCATCGCTTACCAGGCTTACGGACTGGGTCAGCCGGTGAAATGGGTGCGCGAGGTCAATCGATTTGCAACAGGGGGTCTGACTCCCGACAGAACCTATCTGATTGATGTATCCCCGGAGGCAGGCAGAAAGCGGATGAAGCAGCGGAGCGGGGCACCGGAGACCGGTGCGACGCAAAGAGCTGATGAGCTGGACCGGGTCGAGAGGCGGTCACTTGCCTATCACCAGCGTGTACGGGAAGGATTTCAGAAGATCCTTCAGGAAAATGAACAACGCATTTGCCGAATAAACGGTGAACAGGCGGCAAATGAGGTTTTTCATGAAATATGGGAGGATTTCCGCTCCTTATGGACACAATTCAAAAAAACGGATTGA
- a CDS encoding tRNA1(Val) (adenine(37)-N6)-methyltransferase, whose amino-acid sequence MHSKAGKKNERVDFLFQTRLKIIQSDDLFPFSLDSVLLSRFVYVPIRQGRLVDLCTGNGAVPFLLSQRTRGRITGVEIQPEVCDLAVRGAALNCLEDQVNFICGDAKKLPEKMGRHLCDVVTCNPPYFTKEAARDTKMNPHLAVARHEILITLTDVVRTAALLLKQGGRLAMVHRPERLAEILSVMQESGIEPKKLQMIHPRKGRQANMLLIEGTAGGRPGLTVLPPIVVYDRNGHYTEDVWPEK is encoded by the coding sequence ATGCACAGCAAAGCCGGAAAAAAGAATGAGCGTGTGGATTTTCTGTTTCAGACCCGTCTGAAAATTATTCAATCTGATGATCTTTTTCCGTTTTCACTGGACTCCGTCCTGCTTTCCCGGTTTGTGTATGTCCCCATCCGGCAGGGCCGGCTGGTTGATCTGTGCACAGGAAATGGTGCCGTACCCTTCCTCCTTTCACAGAGGACACGAGGCCGGATTACAGGCGTTGAAATTCAGCCTGAAGTGTGTGATCTGGCTGTTCGCGGCGCGGCACTGAATTGCCTTGAAGATCAGGTTAATTTTATCTGCGGGGATGCTAAGAAACTTCCGGAAAAAATGGGCCGGCACCTCTGTGATGTCGTCACATGCAATCCCCCTTACTTTACGAAAGAAGCCGCACGGGATACGAAAATGAATCCGCATCTGGCGGTTGCGCGGCATGAGATTCTGATTACGCTCACAGATGTGGTGCGTACGGCCGCACTTCTGCTGAAACAGGGCGGAAGACTGGCGATGGTTCATCGGCCCGAACGCCTGGCTGAAATTCTATCTGTGATGCAGGAGTCAGGTATTGAACCGAAAAAGCTGCAGATGATCCATCCGCGGAAGGGCAGGCAGGCAAACATGCTGCTCATAGAAGGGACGGCAGGTGGCCGGCCGGGACTTACTGTTCTGCCACCGATCGTTGTTTACGACAGGAATGGCCACTATACAGAGGATGTGTGGCCGGAAAAATGA
- a CDS encoding aminotransferase class I/II-fold pyridoxal phosphate-dependent enzyme — protein sequence MDQACTPVFDGLLQYHNRQAFSFHVPGHKDGLIFPEKAAPYFRPLLALDATEVAGLDDLYHPEGIIRAGEALLTQYYQSRASLFLVNGSTVGNLIMVQAACHEGDTVLVQRDSHKSVFHALRLGRVRPVFLAPFRDRKSGLTAGVDPRAWKEALRKYPQAKAVILTYPNYYGMAPDIAGLIREAHAHGMTVLVDEAHGAHFHLGHPLPPSALDLGADLVVHSAHKMLPAMTMGAWLHVCSQRVSTESVREAREALQTSSPSYPIMASLDLARYVLANLDRLRVDHILECRNRFVRGLEKIGKVHVLKADPGYYRVDPFKITLDAGPGVNGYDWQKRLIESGIYPEMADSEHVLLTLGLTDRIPLDAALTGIRESLEELHPFHRRKDPEPVRFQLCSTLAGTYSELSKTEKQDTALNLAEGQVAAEYVIPYPPGIPVIIKGERITRAQRELVERLVREGTVFQNDGITKGKIKIYKAGVL from the coding sequence ATGGATCAAGCATGTACGCCTGTATTTGATGGCTTACTTCAATATCATAACCGTCAGGCGTTTTCTTTTCATGTTCCCGGTCACAAAGACGGGTTGATCTTCCCGGAGAAGGCGGCGCCGTATTTCAGACCGCTCCTTGCTTTAGATGCAACAGAGGTGGCCGGTCTTGACGATCTGTATCATCCGGAGGGGATCATCCGGGCGGGGGAGGCGCTTCTGACCCAATATTATCAGTCCCGGGCGAGTCTGTTTCTTGTAAACGGGTCTACTGTCGGGAATCTGATCATGGTTCAGGCGGCCTGTCACGAAGGAGATACCGTTCTGGTTCAGCGGGACAGCCATAAATCAGTTTTCCACGCGCTCCGTCTGGGTCGTGTCCGGCCTGTATTTCTTGCTCCTTTTCGAGACAGGAAATCAGGGCTTACAGCAGGTGTTGATCCGCGGGCGTGGAAAGAGGCCCTTCGGAAGTATCCTCAGGCAAAAGCAGTGATTCTGACCTATCCGAATTATTATGGTATGGCCCCGGACATCGCGGGTTTGATCCGGGAGGCCCACGCGCATGGCATGACCGTGCTGGTTGATGAAGCCCACGGCGCACATTTCCACCTGGGTCATCCTCTGCCACCGAGTGCACTGGATCTGGGCGCGGATCTCGTGGTTCACTCTGCGCATAAAATGCTGCCGGCGATGACGATGGGCGCCTGGCTGCATGTCTGTTCACAGCGTGTATCGACAGAGAGCGTACGGGAAGCAAGAGAAGCGTTGCAGACGTCCAGCCCTTCCTATCCGATTATGGCTTCTCTTGATCTGGCCAGATACGTACTGGCTAATCTGGACAGACTGAGAGTTGATCATATTCTTGAATGCCGAAACAGGTTCGTCCGCGGACTTGAGAAGATTGGGAAGGTCCATGTCCTTAAGGCTGATCCGGGCTATTATCGGGTTGACCCATTTAAGATTACGCTTGATGCAGGGCCGGGTGTGAACGGGTACGACTGGCAGAAGCGGCTGATTGAGTCCGGGATTTATCCTGAGATGGCTGATTCAGAGCATGTTCTTTTGACACTGGGTCTGACCGATCGGATCCCCCTGGATGCCGCACTTACCGGCATTCGTGAGAGCCTTGAGGAGCTGCATCCTTTTCATCGGAGGAAAGATCCTGAACCCGTACGGTTCCAGCTATGTTCAACGCTTGCCGGGACATACAGTGAACTTTCAAAGACTGAGAAGCAGGATACCGCTCTGAATCTTGCCGAAGGACAGGTTGCGGCGGAATATGTCATTCCCTATCCTCCAGGTATACCAGTGATCATAAAAGGTGAACGGATTACCCGGGCACAACGGGAACTGGTCGAACGACTGGTTCGTGAAGGTACTGTTTTTCAGAATGATGGCATCACAAAAGGCAAAATAAAGATATATAAAGCAGGGGTATTATGA
- a CDS encoding VanZ family protein: MKAFLERQGRILRHLLEPDILDFFIGYGTVLGVCLLWEKLTKKHLTFNRGIFLSLLAGYLVFTVLLTVQPVSSGTDTWYQWRPLQTISSSLHSAGGYWLLFWQIVLPIPFIFFTGFATRGRLTFFKLMITGFTASLGVEILVFLLNGIPRFPVHPFDVDDLILNACGVLIGTSAFRILGRQAWMRQYITDIMSWQEDDRKAKAYTGNFIDRK, from the coding sequence ATGAAAGCTTTCCTTGAGAGGCAGGGGAGAATCCTGAGACATCTTCTTGAACCTGATATTCTTGATTTCTTTATAGGTTACGGTACAGTCCTTGGTGTATGCCTCCTCTGGGAAAAATTAACGAAAAAACATCTGACCTTTAACCGCGGGATCTTTCTGTCACTTCTTGCCGGTTACCTGGTGTTTACTGTTCTGCTTACCGTTCAGCCGGTTTCGTCCGGAACGGATACATGGTATCAATGGCGGCCCCTTCAGACCATTTCATCTTCTCTTCACAGCGCCGGGGGGTACTGGCTTCTTTTCTGGCAAATCGTCCTTCCGATTCCGTTCATCTTTTTCACCGGCTTTGCGACGCGTGGCCGTCTGACTTTTTTTAAACTGATGATAACGGGTTTCACAGCCTCCCTGGGTGTTGAGATCCTGGTTTTTCTGCTGAATGGCATCCCGCGGTTTCCTGTCCATCCTTTTGATGTCGATGATCTCATCCTGAATGCCTGCGGTGTACTGATCGGTACCTCCGCGTTTCGTATTCTTGGACGGCAGGCCTGGATGAGGCAATATATCACCGATATCATGTCATGGCAGGAGGATGACAGAAAAGCGAAGGCATATACCGGAAATTTCATCGATCGGAAGTGA
- the holB gene encoding DNA polymerase III subunit delta', translating to MQMDWKKLQKQQHTVARVLQHAIKRDELAHAYLLEGAAGTGKGETALLVAQTLFCESPVEGEPCLSCRNCRRIASGNHPDVIRIRAGEGAQSIKKNQIALLLKEFSYRGAESSRKIFIIEDADKLTVQAENSLLKFIEEPHPGTLALLTTDHVHQLLDTIISRCQVLSFIPLSDQAVAEQLEKDDQPRRLARPAAQLTHDFNEAQKLCHDEWFAKARSQVLQLTQRLGNTAKPVLPFIYEKFIPEFDDAQKLAVGLDLLLFWYKDLLSFQTGRPEQVIYEDQSEALNAQMIRISPDQTIQAMTLIFEAGKQLDAHVNGLSVMERLVIKLGGIYSA from the coding sequence ATGCAAATGGACTGGAAAAAATTACAGAAACAGCAGCATACAGTGGCACGTGTCCTTCAGCATGCCATCAAAAGGGACGAACTGGCCCATGCTTATTTGCTGGAGGGGGCAGCCGGAACCGGTAAGGGCGAGACGGCCCTGCTTGTTGCCCAGACGCTTTTCTGCGAGTCCCCGGTAGAAGGGGAACCGTGTCTGTCCTGCCGCAACTGCCGGAGAATTGCTTCAGGTAATCATCCTGATGTGATCCGGATCCGTGCGGGGGAGGGCGCCCAGTCTATTAAGAAAAATCAGATTGCTTTACTGCTGAAGGAGTTTTCTTACAGAGGCGCAGAGTCTTCACGAAAAATTTTTATCATTGAAGATGCAGATAAACTGACTGTTCAGGCGGAAAACAGTCTTCTGAAATTTATAGAGGAACCCCATCCGGGGACACTTGCCCTGCTGACAACCGATCATGTTCACCAGCTGCTGGACACGATCATCTCCCGCTGCCAGGTTCTGAGCTTTATTCCGCTGTCGGATCAGGCTGTTGCAGAGCAGCTGGAAAAAGATGATCAGCCGCGCCGGCTGGCTCGTCCGGCGGCGCAGCTGACGCATGATTTTAACGAGGCACAGAAACTGTGCCATGATGAATGGTTTGCGAAGGCACGTTCGCAAGTGCTACAATTAACACAAAGACTGGGCAATACTGCAAAACCGGTTTTACCTTTTATCTATGAAAAATTTATTCCTGAATTTGATGATGCTCAAAAACTGGCCGTCGGTCTGGATTTACTGCTTTTCTGGTATAAGGATCTTCTGTCCTTTCAGACGGGGCGTCCGGAGCAGGTAATCTATGAGGATCAGTCTGAAGCACTGAATGCACAGATGATCCGAATCTCTCCGGATCAGACCATCCAGGCGATGACCCTGATTTTTGAAGCCGGAAAACAGCTTGATGCACATGTTAACGGACTCAGTGTCATGGAACGGCTTGTAATCAAATTAGGAGGTATTTATTCAGCATGA
- a CDS encoding response regulator transcription factor, with product MTSVLVMDDHAVVARGTQTVLKAAGFDVEALPPSGDLAAEVKRHYFKLYLIDLNMPQMDGLEATDLILDLDSEAKVLIYTGYENEIEPLFEEMVDRGVSGVISKSASIESLVAALRAALRDEVLMPMWLFRKLAISEKAIESATRVHFNHLEKDIMSAVISGQTNREIAKSLLIGQRTVEKYLTGIFQKLGVHSRVEAAEKINREGILLTPRKEPGIK from the coding sequence ATGACATCGGTATTAGTCATGGATGATCATGCTGTTGTAGCAAGAGGGACGCAAACGGTGTTAAAAGCGGCGGGATTTGACGTAGAAGCACTGCCACCATCGGGCGATCTGGCTGCTGAAGTCAAAAGACATTATTTTAAATTATATTTGATAGACCTGAATATGCCGCAGATGGACGGCCTTGAAGCAACAGATCTGATACTGGATCTTGATTCGGAAGCTAAAGTATTGATATATACAGGTTATGAAAATGAAATTGAGCCTTTATTTGAAGAAATGGTTGACCGCGGGGTGTCCGGCGTGATCAGTAAGTCGGCCTCTATTGAATCTCTCGTCGCTGCGCTTCGGGCCGCGCTCCGTGATGAAGTGCTGATGCCGATGTGGCTTTTCAGAAAACTTGCAATCAGTGAGAAGGCCATAGAAAGCGCGACAAGAGTCCATTTCAACCATCTGGAGAAAGATATTATGTCTGCCGTAATCAGCGGGCAGACCAACCGGGAAATTGCGAAGTCTCTTCTGATCGGCCAGCGGACGGTAGAAAAGTATCTGACCGGCATTTTTCAGAAGCTGGGTGTACATTCACGGGTGGAAGCCGCGGAGAAGATTAATCGGGAAGGGATTCTGCTTACCCCCCGCAAGGAGCCCGGGATAAAGTGA
- a CDS encoding stage 0 sporulation family protein, translating to MKYDIVGVRFKKAGKIYYFDPEQLAIPEGAQVVVETTRGVECGRVVIGRKTVDEEDVVLPLKKVIRVATDSDRLQVQKNKEDAEAAMDICLQKIYNHHLEMKLVDVEYTFDRNKIIFYFTADGRVDFRELVKDLASVFKTRIELRQIGVRDEAKMLGGIGPCGRMLCCSTFLGDFEPVSIKMAKDQNLSLNPAKISGVCGRLMCCLKYENDQYESAKQALPDIGQSIRIHYGPGRVVGLNILERLVQIELKEQNKVVEYTLDELIEEGAISPAK from the coding sequence ATGAAATACGATATTGTCGGCGTTCGATTTAAGAAGGCCGGTAAAATATATTATTTTGACCCGGAACAGCTGGCTATCCCGGAAGGGGCGCAGGTCGTTGTGGAGACCACCCGGGGTGTGGAATGCGGCAGGGTAGTCATTGGAAGAAAGACAGTAGATGAAGAAGATGTTGTACTCCCCCTGAAAAAAGTTATTCGGGTGGCCACAGATTCTGACAGACTTCAGGTTCAGAAGAATAAAGAGGATGCAGAAGCAGCAATGGATATCTGCCTGCAGAAAATTTACAACCACCATCTGGAAATGAAGCTGGTGGATGTTGAATATACATTTGATCGAAATAAAATTATCTTTTACTTTACAGCCGATGGCAGGGTAGATTTTCGTGAGCTGGTCAAGGATCTGGCTTCCGTGTTCAAGACAAGAATAGAACTTCGTCAGATTGGCGTACGTGATGAGGCGAAGATGCTCGGTGGTATTGGCCCGTGCGGAAGGATGCTGTGCTGTTCGACATTTCTGGGCGATTTTGAGCCAGTTTCTATTAAAATGGCAAAGGATCAGAATCTGTCGCTGAATCCGGCTAAAATATCCGGCGTCTGCGGGCGCCTGATGTGCTGCCTTAAATATGAAAATGATCAATATGAATCGGCGAAACAGGCTTTACCGGATATCGGCCAGTCGATTCGTATCCATTATGGACCGGGACGCGTGGTCGGTCTCAATATTCTTGAGCGGCTTGTTCAGATCGAACTGAAAGAACAGAACAAGGTTGTTGAATACACATTAGATGAACTGATTGAAGAAGGAGCTATATCTCCTGCTAAATAG
- the yabA gene encoding DNA replication initiation control protein YabA — MEKRDIFSQVSHLEEQLGQVYVDFGNLKAQLTALLEENNNLTLENRNLRKRIESEKKQQVAEYSGDARSQGPDVGEGYDNLARLYKEGFHICNLHYGSVRKDGDCLFCLSFLNKK, encoded by the coding sequence TTGGAGAAAAGGGACATTTTCTCGCAAGTCAGTCATTTGGAAGAGCAGCTGGGCCAGGTTTATGTGGACTTCGGAAACCTGAAGGCACAACTGACCGCACTTCTGGAGGAAAATAATAATCTGACGCTTGAAAACCGTAATCTGCGGAAACGGATAGAATCCGAAAAAAAGCAGCAGGTAGCCGAATATTCCGGAGATGCCCGGTCACAGGGTCCGGATGTGGGTGAAGGATATGATAATCTGGCCAGACTGTATAAGGAAGGGTTTCATATCTGTAATCTGCATTACGGCAGTGTGCGTAAGGACGGAGACTGCCTGTTCTGTCTGTCGTTTCTGAACAAGAAATAG